A region of Desulfonatronum thiodismutans DNA encodes the following proteins:
- a CDS encoding DUF4160 domain-containing protein: MPTISMFYGILICMYFYDDERHHLPHIHAKYQGQDAAFNILDGEVISGEIPLAKKRLVQAWIEINRESLLADWELAASGQQLLPIDPLR, encoded by the coding sequence ATGCCAACAATCAGCATGTTTTACGGTATTCTGATTTGCATGTATTTTTATGATGATGAAAGACATCATCTGCCACATATTCATGCTAAATATCAGGGACAGGATGCGGCTTTCAATATTCTTGACGGTGAGGTGATCAGCGGCGAGATTCCGCTTGCCAAGAAGCGATTGGTGCAGGCATGGATAGAAATCAATCGTGAATCGTTATTGGCTGATTGGGAGCTGGCAGCTAGCGGGCAGC
- a CDS encoding ATP-binding protein: MQERTIEQAFHALAAKYPVVTVTGPRQSGKTTLCRMTCPDKKYVNLEAPDIRQFAADDPRGFLAECRAGAILDEIQRAPELLSYLQPLVDEDPTPGRFILTGSQQFNVREALSQSLAGRTGLLTLLPFDWLEIQSFLDVSDVDKLILHGFYPRLHQMRIHPTQAMGDYYETYVQRDVRQLIQIRNVGAFERFVRLCAGRIGQLLNLNSLGNDAGVTHTTAREWISILEASYIIFQLPPWHANISKRLVKTPKIYFWDVGLASYLLGLQEEKQVTRDPLRGSLFENMVVAELFKQHYHQGVRPRLSFYRDSAGNEVDVVIESGHDLVLVEIKAGQTVSRDYFKGLDRFAGVAGGRIKGGMVVFSGQKAQRRSSWEVWPVSDIGVLRNRAVYFFAN; this comes from the coding sequence ATGCAAGAAAGAACAATAGAACAGGCTTTCCATGCCCTTGCCGCCAAATATCCGGTGGTCACGGTCACAGGCCCCCGTCAAAGCGGCAAGACCACCCTTTGCAGGATGACCTGCCCTGATAAAAAATATGTCAACCTTGAAGCACCGGATATCCGACAGTTCGCCGCGGACGATCCCCGAGGTTTTCTGGCCGAGTGCCGGGCAGGGGCCATCCTGGACGAGATTCAGCGCGCCCCTGAACTGCTGTCCTACCTGCAACCTCTGGTTGACGAGGATCCGACACCGGGGCGATTTATTCTCACGGGCAGCCAGCAGTTCAATGTCCGTGAGGCCCTGAGCCAGTCCCTGGCCGGAAGGACCGGTCTGCTGACCCTGCTGCCCTTTGATTGGCTTGAGATCCAGTCTTTCCTGGATGTTTCCGATGTGGACAAGCTTATTCTGCATGGTTTTTATCCCCGTCTGCACCAAATGCGCATCCATCCGACGCAGGCCATGGGCGACTATTATGAAACCTACGTGCAGCGCGATGTCCGGCAGCTCATTCAGATCCGCAATGTCGGCGCGTTTGAGAGGTTCGTACGCCTTTGCGCGGGCAGGATTGGCCAGCTCTTGAATCTGAACAGCCTGGGCAACGATGCCGGGGTGACCCATACCACGGCCAGGGAGTGGATTTCCATCCTGGAGGCCAGCTATATCATTTTTCAATTGCCTCCCTGGCATGCCAACATCTCCAAGCGTCTGGTCAAGACCCCGAAAATTTATTTCTGGGATGTCGGACTGGCCTCTTATCTCCTTGGACTGCAGGAAGAGAAGCAAGTGACCAGGGATCCGCTGCGGGGCAGCCTTTTCGAAAACATGGTCGTGGCTGAGCTCTTCAAACAGCATTATCATCAAGGGGTCCGCCCCAGACTTTCCTTTTATCGCGACAGTGCGGGCAACGAGGTGGATGTGGTCATTGAGAGCGGACATGATCTTGTCCTGGTCGAAATCAAGGCCGGACAGACCGTGAGCAGAGACTATTTCAAGGGGCTGGATCGATTTGCCGGAGTGGCGGGGGGGCGCATCAAGGGGGGGATGGTGGTTTTCAGCGGCCAAAAGGCGCAACGAAGATCGTCCTGGGAGGTCTGGCCGGTCAGCGATATTGGCGTGTTGCGAAACAGAGCAGTTTATTTTTTTGCAAATTGA
- the rhuM gene encoding RhuM family protein → MSKKKNPNLPAINGGSNVRSSAAEYLTFLAALGKGGVAAVYADQNIWLTQKMMGVLYDVETHTINYHLKKVFSDSELEEEAVIRNFRITATDGKSYDTKHYNLSAIIAVGYKVNSERAVQFRKWATGIIEEFTIKGFTMDDERLKSGGTILSDQYFEEQLQRIREIRLSERKFYQKITDIYATAMDYDVTAQATKRFFATVQNKLHWAIHGQTAAEVNYARADAAKQNMGSPPGRMHREARYQKPNRKD, encoded by the coding sequence ATGAGCAAAAAGAAGAATCCAAACCTACCCGCAATAAACGGCGGTTCCAATGTTCGCTCATCAGCGGCGGAGTATCTGACCTTTCTGGCGGCTCTCGGCAAGGGAGGCGTCGCTGCGGTATACGCTGATCAAAACATCTGGTTGACCCAGAAAATGATGGGCGTGCTTTATGATGTTGAAACGCACACGATCAACTATCACCTGAAAAAAGTATTCTCCGACAGTGAGTTGGAGGAAGAAGCAGTTATTCGAAATTTTCGAATAACTGCCACTGACGGCAAAAGCTACGATACCAAGCACTACAACCTGTCCGCGATCATCGCCGTGGGCTACAAGGTGAACTCCGAGCGGGCCGTGCAGTTTCGCAAGTGGGCGACAGGCATCATTGAGGAGTTCACCATCAAAGGGTTTACAATGGATGATGAGCGTCTCAAAAGCGGCGGCACCATCCTTTCTGATCAATATTTTGAAGAGCAATTGCAGCGCATCCGGGAGATTCGTCTCTCTGAGCGGAAATTTTACCAGAAGATCACCGACATCTACGCCACGGCCATGGATTATGATGTGACCGCTCAGGCCACCAAGCGTTTTTTTGCCACTGTTCAGAACAAACTGCATTGGGCCATACATGGCCAGACCGCGGCTGAAGTCAACTATGCCCGCGCCGATGCCGCAAAACAGAACATGGGCTCACCACCTGGAAGGATGCACCGAGAGGCAAGATACCAGAAGCCAAATCGCAAGGATTAG
- a CDS encoding type II toxin-antitoxin system HicB family antitoxin, protein MITYTAKYLKIESGYMGQLVEWPEVLTEGADLDECRAMLRDALQEMFTAYVQLGKEIPLGNALIEQLPIEMKHVGQTA, encoded by the coding sequence ATGATAACGTATACTGCGAAGTATCTCAAAATAGAATCAGGATACATGGGTCAGCTTGTCGAGTGGCCCGAGGTTTTAACGGAAGGGGCGGACTTGGATGAGTGCAGAGCAATGCTTCGCGATGCTTTGCAGGAAATGTTTACGGCATATGTCCAGCTTGGCAAGGAGATACCTTTAGGCAATGCTTTGATTGAGCAACTCCCCATCGAGATGAAGCATGTCGGTCAAACGGCGTGA
- a CDS encoding type II toxin-antitoxin system HicA family toxin, giving the protein MSVKRRDLVKYFEQHGYRLLREGANHAIYTNGIKVIPIKRHRQLDRITANELCKQAGLVPVF; this is encoded by the coding sequence ATGTCGGTCAAACGGCGTGATCTGGTCAAATACTTCGAGCAGCATGGATATCGCCTACTCCGTGAAGGAGCTAATCATGCCATTTATACCAATGGGATAAAAGTCATACCCATTAAGCGCCATAGGCAGCTTGATCGCATTACGGCCAATGAACTCTGCAAGCAGGCAGGACTCGTACCTGTTTTCTGA
- a CDS encoding type II toxin-antitoxin system VapC family toxin yields the protein MILLDTHIWVNWIVKGNSCLSSEVVNAMQNADGLAVSAISCFEVSLLVNRGKLELPCSVDEWMLEALVNSGVDSLPVTCLIADRAVTLPDIHRDPADRIIIATAIIHDIKLASMDSVFPGYLEIADKLVGQ from the coding sequence ATGATTCTGCTCGACACGCATATCTGGGTCAATTGGATAGTGAAGGGCAATTCCTGCCTTTCTTCAGAAGTTGTCAATGCCATGCAAAATGCGGACGGTTTGGCTGTTTCGGCTATTTCGTGTTTCGAAGTTTCGTTGCTGGTGAATCGTGGGAAACTGGAACTGCCGTGCTCTGTTGACGAATGGATGCTTGAAGCGCTGGTTAACTCAGGTGTGGATTCTCTTCCGGTGACCTGCTTGATCGCTGATCGTGCGGTGACGCTTCCTGATATCCACCGTGATCCGGCCGATAGAATCATCATCGCCACGGCGATTATCCACGATATCAAACTGGCAAGCATGGACTCTGTGTTTCCTGGCTATCTTGAAATAGCTGATAAATTGGTTGGGCAGTGA